From the genome of Desulfovibrio sp. JY:
GCGGGAGTAATCCCGCCTGATCCAGGACGGCGAGAGCCGCGCCGGGAGCATCGGGCCGCCTGGTGAGCATGGCGACCAGGGCCAACCGCACCTCCAGGTTGTCGCGCGCGTCGGCCATCGCCCGTCGCAAGACCGCTTTGGCCTGATCCGTCTGACCCCGCAGGTTAAGAATGCGACTTTTTTGCAGATCCGCCGCAACGACCTGCTCGGGATCCCCGGAAACGGCCTCGTAGTAGCCCAGGCTTTTGTCGAATTGGCGTTTGGCGAGATAGATATCACCGAGCATGCGTTTGGTTGCGGCATCATCCGGATACAACCGCAGGACCCTTTCCAACTCGTCGATGGCGGCGTCGGGCCGGTTCATCCGCAAATGCAGGCTCGCCAGCTGTTGCCTGGCCTTGGCGTATCGGGGGGATTCGTCGAGCACGATGCCCAGTTCGCTGATCGCCATCTCGTATCGACCGTCGCGGGCATAGGCCTGGGCCAGATAATACCGAAGCTGCGTTTCCGGCCGCAGACGCAGGGCATGCTGGAAATTGCTCACGGCCTGCGACGACGCCCCACGCGTCAACTCCACCAGTCCGAGAAGTTTGTAGCCTTCGGGTCGGGTGGGATACGCCTTGATCAGCGCCCGCGCGGCGCTCTCCACGCCCTCGGTCAGGCCCTTGCCGGCCAGCTGGTAAAAGGCGGCGTTGTAACGCGCCTCGATATCGTTGGGGTGCGCGGCGGCAATGCGCCCGAACGTGGCGGTGGCGCCGGGGAAATCGCCGCTTTGGGCCTGGACCTGGCCAAGGAGGCGCAGCCCGGCATAGTCATCGGGATGGGCGGCCAGCAGGACATCCACAGCCGTCCGGGCTTCCCCGAACCGCCTCTGTTCCATCCTGACCCGAATAAGTCCCATCCTCGCCTGCATGGCCTGGGGCGACAGGGACAGGGCCTGCTCGTAGGCCGTGGCCGCCTCGGGCCACTTGCCGGCACTGGCATAGGCGTGGCCCTCGCATTCCCAGGCCTCGGCGGAATCGGGAAACTTGGCCCTGTAGGCCGACAAGGCATTCAGGGCATCCTCGGCCCTGCCCGCGGCGAGGTACACCTTGCCCCGCAGGAGCGGAAGCCGGTCTGGCGGGCTGGGGCTGTCGGCCAGCCGCTGCGCCCCTTTCTCGGCCAACTTCGTCTTGCCGAGGGCCAGATAGACCAGGGTCAGTTCGTAACGCGCCTGGTCATCCTTGGGGTTGCGCTCCAAAAGCGTCTTATAGATGACCATGGCGCCCCTGGCGTTGCCTGCCGCCATGAGACGCGCCCCTTCAGCCAGCGCCTGCTCCCTGCTCTCCCCCTGACAGCTGGCCAAAAACAGGCCCGCGCCGGCAATAATCACTATCGCCAAGAGGATTGCCCTTGGTGTCGCACATTCCCTGGCAGCACGTTGCTCTCGCATGGGGTTTGGCCCGTTTCCTCACGCGCGGTGCGTGGTTTGTCCCGTTGAGGTCCAAGGCGGGGACATTCGTATGGTGGAGGTTTACGTGAGGCGGGGAGCGGGAAAAATAGGGTTGACGCCCCATTCGGGCTGGGGGGGGGCTCCCATTCACCCGTTGCGGCGGCAAGAAAGAATACGCACCCCGAAAAACACGCAGGCCACACCGTTAACATACTATTTTTACAAGCTAATTAAACTACGGCAGGATCACGGGAACATGGCAGCCCCTGTCCGGAAAGACACTCCGGCGGGCGCTGTGGGCGGTACGGGAAGGTGGGAAAGAAAAGGGACACGGGGGTGCGCACGGGCCGGCAACCCCGCTGACGGATTCGTCGAAAGAGGGGGAATCATCGATCGCCGGATAAATCAGTCTGAGGAGAGAATGACTGTCTCTGGCATGAAACCTCTCATATTCGTGATTCTGAGACGTTGTGAAGTCACTCTACCGGGAGTGGTTCAACACGCATATTCCATAGTATTCTCGTCAGACAATGCACCTCTGAACAACAAAAATGTAAAATTTTACGGAATGAAAAATAAATGCCAACGCGCACTTCGCGCCATTATGTTCACTATACGTCGATCGGTCTGAAATATTGCACAGTACTCTCACCCATATTGTCCTCAAATACGGACATCTTCCTGTTGTAACAACAACACATTTTCATGTATCGTTATATATATAAATACTTATTATTATGCAAGTATTCCATATACTGATTAATAAAAAAATATTGGTGCATAAAAAAATTACGCATTTTTTCCAACGCAGCACTGGCATCGCGAATAATAATGCGCTATGAGTAAGCAGACTTCTCTGTTAAGTCAACCTATTATGGTATATGCCAACATGTTTATTGACATAAATTGATTTATAACAAAATGACTGCTCGCTGTGACACGCAAAGACCAGTCAGGCAACATCGTCCATATGAACCAGTCGATGCAAAACTACGGCACCATACTGTAGCGTCTTCCTTCCCCCATCTAAAAGACGACGTCCTGAAGATTTTAGTCCGGACAGTCGTAACCGATAAAGGTAAAAAATATTTTACCGTATGATGCACTGTTTACGAAAGAAAGAGATAGAGTATAAAAAATGTTTGTGAGCAAGGGGAACAACCATGAAACCTATCCGTGTCATCCTCGTCGATGATCATGAACTTGTCCGGGAGGGGGTTCGTTTTTTTCTCAGCGGCCTCCCGTCCATAGCCGTCGTGGGCATTGCGGCTACTCCGGCGGAGGCTTTTCAAATCATCAGCCGTACATCGCCCGACACGGCCATGGTCGATCTGGGATTGCCGACCATAGAAACCGGCATCGGCCTCATAGAGGATATCAAGTCGCGCTATCCACGAATCAAAGTACTGGCTTTCACCTGCCACGAGGACGCTCACGCCATCCGTGGAGCCCTTGCCGCCGGCGCCGATGGATACCTTCTGAAGTCAGCCTCCATCCCTGAATTATCAAGCGCCATAGAACATGTCGTTCGTGGAAAGAAGTACTTGAGCCCCGATGTCTCCGCCGATGTTGTGTGCGGCTTCCTCGGACAAAACAACCAGCTCGACACAATGGCAAAGAATTTGTCACGAAGGGAAAAAGAAGTTTTAAGCCTCTTGTTGGAAGGAAAAGGGAACAAGGAAATCGGGAAAATACTCTACATCAGCCACAGAACTGTCGAGAAACACAAAGCCAATGTAAAAACAAAGCTGAACTGCGACACAACCGTCGAATTGGCCGTTTATTGCATGAAAAATGGCATACTGCAATAGTATATACAGGATCATTTTTCAGAATACCATACGCTTGATTATTATTACATAACCATCTCCATTGTCTGTCGTCGCGAGTCGGCAGGCTCTTCTCGTTTGCCCGTCTCACCCCGCCACGCCAACAGCCGTTAACCCGGTATCATTGCATGCGCTACGCTCCGCAGCCGTGATCCGGCAGGCCCGGTCCGCGTTTCCCCGCCCGCCGCGACAGCCCGGCCGGCGGCCCGTTGCGCGTCGCTTCCGTCTTCCTCTTTGCATCGGGGATGCCCCCAAGGCGAATGGGGCGTTCCCCGTATTTTGCCGGCTGTGCCCATTCCGTATGTATCACGCACAATGTGCATCTCAAAAAACTGTGGAGGCCACGGGAAACCGATGCAATTCGCGAAACACACCACCGGCCCCAGGGACCCGGAAACAGGCGGCGCGGGCAGCCCTGTCGACGCGGACGCCCAAACGCTCGCCATGGCGCTTCGTGCCGAGTGGCTTCCCCTGGCCATGGGCGTCGTCGTCATCGCGCTGACCTACCGCCAGATCGTCCCCCCCATGGTCCGGGACTGGTATTTCGACGACAACGCCTCCCATGGTTTTTTCATTCCCTTGATCTCCGGGTACCTTGTCTGGACACGCCGCGATGCGCTGGCCCGGGCGCCGGTCGGCTCCAACCCGGTCGGGCTGTTCCTGGTCGTGGCGGCGGCGGCCATGCTTGTGGCCGGATGGCTGGCCTCGGAATTCTTCACCATGCGCGCCTCCCTCGTGGTGGCGCTTTGCGGCTGCGTGCTCTACTGGCTGGGCACGAAGGTGTTCTCCCTGCTGGCCCCGGCGCTGCTCTTCCTCTTTTTCATGATTCCCCTGCCGGCCATCGCCTACGATGCCGTCGCCTTTCCCCTCAAACTCTTCGTCAGCTGGCTGTCGGTCGGCGTCCTCAAAGCTATGGGCATCATGGTGCTGCGCGAGGGCAACGTCATCATGCTGCCCAATATCACCCTGGAGGTCGTGGACGCCTGTAGCGGCATGCGCTCGCTGACGTCCCTGCTGGCGCTGGCCACGGCCTACGCCCTGATTTTTCTTCGATCCCCCTGGCAGCGTCTGGTCCTGGTGGCCTCCGCCATCCCCATCGCCATCGCCGCCAACACCCTGCGTGTCATTGGTACTGGATTTCTGGCTCGCCGCATGGGCTCCGCCGCGGCGCAAGGCTTTTTCCACGAATTTACCGGGCTGGCCACCTTCGTTTTGGCCCTGGCCGCCCTGGCTGCCCTGCATCAGGTGCTGCGGAGGTTCAAGTGAAGATTTCCTGGTTCCGCTTCCTGGCCGTCTACGCTTTGCTCCTGGCCGCCGCCGGCTACGTCGCCCTCCATCACGAAACGGCGCAGCCCCTGCCGCAGCCATTGACGGCATTTCCCAACCAGTTGGGCGAATGGCGCGCGGTCGGCCACAAGCAATTCAGCGAGGCCCTGCTGACCAAACTGCGGCCAACCGACTACCTGTATCGTCGCTACAGCGGTCCCGGCGGGAAAACCGTCGACGTCTACATCGGCTACCACGACGGCGCCCAGGGCGCGGGGCCGATCCATTCCCCCAAGAATTGCCTGCCGGGCAACGGCTGGTTGGAAATCTCCTCCTCCCCCCTGGAACTCGACATCGGGCGGGAACGCATCCATCTGACCCAGGCGGTGTATCGCCAGGACGAGCAACAGGAACTGTTTCTCTACTGGTTCATGGTCCGTGGCCGGACCTTGTCCACCGAGGTAGGCCTCAAACTGGCGGAGATCGCCAACGCTGTCAGATACGGCCAGCGCGGAGCCTGCTTCGTACGCCTGTCCCTGCCGGTGGCGGACAATCCGGCCGCATCCGCAGGCATCGCCCAGTCCTTCCTCGAACGGGCGTACCCAGCCATCTGCGCATTTACTTCCTCATAGCCAGGGAGGATGCCATGCAAACCATTCTTGTCGCCTCGTCCAGCATTCTGGGGCTGCTTTTGTGCGTCATGCTCCTGTTCAAGCGCCGGTTCACCTGGGCCGACGGGTTGTTGTTCCTGGCCCTGATCTGCCTGATCGGCACGGAGCTGTTGCAGTTCCGTGCCGCCGACGCCTCACTCCTGTCCCTGCAACGCTGGAGCCTGGCCACCCAGGGCATGGCCATCTGGTGCCTGGCCGGCTTCAGCCTGGCCTATGCCAGAATCAACCGGCCCTTTTTCATGTCCTGGCTGCAAACACTGTTTATCCTGTCCTGCGTCCTGTTGCCGCTCGTTCCCCTGCTTGCCCCCACCAAGGCCCTTTTTTCCATCACCGGCCCCCAGCCAACGCCCTGGATCATTCCCCTGACGCGTCTGGGATTCTACCACCATCTGGGTCTGCTCATCGTGTTGCTGTGGTGCCTGTTCAATCTGGAGGGGACGCTGGCCAACGCCACCCATGCCAAGCGTTGGCGCATCAAATTTTTCGTATTGGGCCTCATGGCCATTCTCGCCGCGCAGTTTCTGGCCACAAGCCAGGATCTGCTCTACAACGCGCTGGATCTTTCCCAAAGCCCGACGCGTGAAATCGGCATCCTGCTGGGTGCGGCGCTGATGTGCTACTCGCTGGCGACCAGGGGCGGGGAGCAAAAGATCATCTTTTCACACCACCTGGCTTACAAGTCGCTTGTTATATTCGCGGCAGGCATCTATCTCATCAGTATAGGCTTGATAGCAAAGGCCACGCAATATTTCGATTTTATCAACAGGTCCACGATAGTCGCCGGAATGTCCCTCCTCGGCGGACTCACCCTTGCCGTCATTTTTCTTTCGGAGACGGTACAACGCAATATAAAACTGGCAATATATAATTATTTTTACAACAACAAATATGACTACCGTCTTCAATGGCTGGATTTCACACATCGTCTGGCCGATGCGCACCAATCCAAAGATCTCTATCAGGCCGTCCTGCTCGGCTTTTGCGAAAATCTCGGCATGGGGCAGGCGTCGCTGTATCTGCGCAATGCCAAGACCCAGATGTTCGATCCCATCCATCAGTGGGAAATGACCAAAGCGGACACAGCCCTTGCGCCGAGCCACCCCCTGTGCCAACCACCGACGCCGCCCCGTTTCGTAACCGACCTGCGGACAACCCCGCCAACGCCCCCCGCCCCTCCGGCCAGTTTCTCCATTCCCCTCCTGCGCGGCCAGGAGATGGAAGGCTTCATTCTCATCGCCCATCCCTTCAATCCCGAAGAGCAGTATGACGAAGAGGACTTCGAACTCATGGAGGCCCTGGGGAACCAGTCGGCCAACGCCATCCTGAATATGCGACTGGCCGAGGAACTGGCCGCGGCCCGGGAAATGGAGGCCCTGGGCAAGGTGTCGGCCTTTGTCCTGCACGACCTCAAAAATCTCGTCCACGCCTTGTCGATCCTGATGGAAAACGCCAAAACCTACATCGAGAATCCGGAATTCCAGCGGGACATGTTCGAGACCCTGGACAATACCGTGGTCAAAATGACGCGGCTTATCCGCAAGCTGCGGGATCTCCCCCAGGACGAGGCCCTCATGCGCGAGTCGGTGGATCTTTTGGCCTTCACCCAGGAATCCCTCAGCATCGCGCCCAAAGGGGCCTTGCAGGTCTTTGGCGGAAGCGTGCCGGCCACGGTGGATCGCGCCGAGATGTCAAAGGTGCTGGTCAATCTCTTCCACAATGCCCAGGAGGCCTGCCAGGGGAAAAATCCCGTCCGGGTGGAGGTCGGCCATCAAGACCAACCCTACATCAAAATCAGCGATTCCGGGTGCGGCATGGACGCGGAATTCGTCAACAATCAGCTTTTCGTGCCGTTTAGCAGCACCAAGGAAAACGGGATGGGCATTGGCCTCTATCAGAGCAAACAGATCATCGAGGCCCATGGCGGACGTCTCCTGGTGGAAAGCCAACCCGGCCAGGGCTCCACGTTCACGGTCCTGTTGCCCGAAAGCCAATCTTCCTAAGCAGAGGCCCCTTGCATGGCAAACCTCCTCATCGTCGACGACAACAACGAAATCCGGCAGCAACTCAAATGGGGGCTCTCCAGCATCCCGCACGACCTGCACTTCGCCAAGGACGGCAAGGAAGCTCTGGAAATTTTCCGGGCGGTCAAGCCTGGCGTGGTGGCCCTTGATCTGGGACTGCCGCCGCATACCGGCGACGCGTCGCAGGGATTGCTGTGCCTCGAAAAAATGATCGCGGAACGCCCCTCCGCGAAAATCATCGTCATCACGGGGTTCGACGGCCAGGCCAATGCCCGTCGGGCCATTGAACTCGGCGCCTATGATTTCTTCCGCAAGCCTGTCGATATCGGGGAACTCAGGGTCATGATCCAACGCGCCTTTCGCCGTCTGGAGATCGAAGGCGCCGCGCCGCGCCCCCGTCGCGCCCGGCCGTCCGGGCGCAAGCCCGTGCATGGCATCGTGGGCAACTGCGAGGCCATGGGCGAGGTCTACGCGTTCATCGACAAAGTGGCGGCGGCGGACGCGCCGGTGCTCATTTCCGGCGAATCCGGCACGGGGAAGGAATTGGTTGCCAAGGCCATCCACCAGGCCAGCTCCCGAAGGGACCACCCCCTGGTGTCCATCAACTGCGGGGCCATCCCGGAAAACCTGCTCGAATCGGAGTTCTTCGGGCACGAGCGCGGGGCGTTTACCGGCGCCACCAGCACCGTGAAAGGCAAGGTAGAATACGCCGACAACGGCACCCTGTTCCTGGACGAGATCGGGGAACTGCCACTGAACCTGCAAGTGAAGCTGTTGCGTTTCCTCCAGGACATGTGCATCCAGCGCGTCGGGGGGCGCAAGACCATCGAGATCAACGTGCGGGTCCTGGCGGCCACGAATGTCAACATCCTTGAAGCGATGCGTCTGGGACAATTCCGCGAAGACCTGTATTATCGCATCAGCGTGGTCAGCATCCAACTGCCGCCCCTGCGTGAACGGGGTGAGGACGCCGTGCTGCTGGCCAACCACTTCCTGGACATCCACAGCCGGCAACTGCCCAAAACGATTGTGGGCTTCACCACGCAAGCCCTCGACGCCATTCGAAAATATTCCTGGCCAGGAAATGTCCGTGAACTGGAAAACAAGATCCGCCGGGCCGTTATCCTGACCGAGACGCCCCACATCGCCCCCGCCTGCCTGGGGTTCGGCGACGATATCGCCGCCGCCGGCCCAAGCGGCGCCAACAAGACGCTGCGGGACGCGCGCACTCAGCTGGAACATCAGATGCTCTGTCAGGCCCTCAGACGCTTCGAAGGCAATATCGTCAAGGCGTCGGAAGCCCTCGGGGTAAGCAGACCGACATTCTACGATTTGCTGCGCAAGCACGAGATCGATCCGAAAGCCTTCAGCAATCGCTAAGCATCACGGGACGTTGATCAACGTCCTTATCGCCTTCCAGCCCACGGCAGCCCCTGCCTCCCCCGCCGCAAGGTCCAAGGCATGGTCTGCATCGTCATGTCCCCGCAGCGACAAGCATAGATTATCTATTTCATTCCAGCATGTTACATTACAAGCGGACCAGAGACGGCGAAAATTTGCAAAAATTTCCAGCCAGGTGTTGGCGTTCTTTACAAGAACGCGGCCTTTTCTCTCGAACGAAATAAATCGTATGCAATTTCATAGTATTAGCAAATGGCACGGAACGTGCTTTTCCTTCGGCAACACTGCTTGACCTTGTCACAACATTTAACTGCTGGAGGAAGGAACAATGCTTCGCAACATCATCTTCGGACTGATCCTTGCTGTCGCGCTGTTTTGCCCCATGACCATCACCTCTTCGGCTCAGGCCGCGGACCTTGCCCCGTCGATGTCCGGCGGTGGCTGGGGCGGCGGCGGCTGGGGCGGCGGCGGTTGGGGCGGCGGCGGCGGAGGTTGTCCGCCCGATCCCACCCCCGAACCCGCGAGCATGCTGCTGCTCGGTTCCGGCTTGGTCGGGCTGGTGGCCTACCGGAAGCGTATGCGCGGCTAGGCGCCACTTTTCCATACGATGAAGGGCGGGATCGGCAAAGATCCCGCCCTTCGTTTTTGGGGAAGCCCTGCCCCGGCATAGCCGTGGCAGAAAGTGGTTTGGCCCGAAAAAAAGGGCTGCCACTGTCCGTCCGAACAGTTGCAGCCCGCTGCTTTTATTTTGGTACCGGGAGGGGGACTCGAACCCCCAAGGCCTTGCGACCGGCGGATTTTGAGTCCGCTGCGTCTACCAATTCCGCCATCCCGGCCTGAACGAATAATAATACGCTGACCCTCTTGTCATTGTCAATTATTTTCCCGCTTGAGACAACCCGCCGAAACTGCTAGCCCTCCCCTGCCCCCACTCGGGCAAGGAGTGCCGCAATGCTTCCCCTCGGTCCCCTGGTCAACGGCGCCGCCATCATCGTGGGCAGCCTGCTCGGTCTCACGCTCCACGGCCGCTTTCCGGACCGCGTGCGCATCATCATGTTCCAGGCCCTCGGCCTCTCCATCCTCCTTATCGGACTCAAGATGGCGCTGGCCGTCACCACTCCTCTGGTCGTGGTCATCAGCATGCTCGCCGGCGCGGTGGTCGGTGAACTTATGGACATCGAACGCGCCATGGCCCGCGTGGGCGACGGACTCAAGGCCCGGTTGCACTCGAACAACGCCCTTTTCACCGACGGGCTGGTCACAGCCTCGGTCATCTTCTGCACCGGCACCATGGCCATCCTCGGCTCCTTCGACGAGGCGCTTCGCGCCGACCACACCCTGCTTTTCACCAAGGCCGCCCTGGACGGCTCCGTGGCCCTGATCCTGGCCACCACCCACGGCTTCGGCGTGCTGCTCTCCTTTATCCCCGTCGCCCTCTACGAGGGCGCGCTGGTCTACCTCGGCGCGGCCGGGCACGACTATTTCACCCCGGACAGGCTCACCCAGCTC
Proteins encoded in this window:
- a CDS encoding tetratricopeptide repeat protein; its protein translation is MAAGNARGAMVIYKTLLERNPKDDQARYELTLVYLALGKTKLAEKGAQRLADSPSPPDRLPLLRGKVYLAAGRAEDALNALSAYRAKFPDSAEAWECEGHAYASAGKWPEAATAYEQALSLSPQAMQARMGLIRVRMEQRRFGEARTAVDVLLAAHPDDYAGLRLLGQVQAQSGDFPGATATFGRIAAAHPNDIEARYNAAFYQLAGKGLTEGVESAARALIKAYPTRPEGYKLLGLVELTRGASSQAVSNFQHALRLRPETQLRYYLAQAYARDGRYEMAISELGIVLDESPRYAKARQQLASLHLRMNRPDAAIDELERVLRLYPDDAATKRMLGDIYLAKRQFDKSLGYYEAVSGDPEQVVAADLQKSRILNLRGQTDQAKAVLRRAMADARDNLEVRLALVAMLTRRPDAPGAALAVLDQAGLLPLNQAQALLAKAGILAGQGHTDDALAQLEQAKALDPSLTAPYHIAAAIFFSRNDAAKALDQYRLLLVRDPHDPVAHAALADRLEEAGRPEEAREHLEQAAASGRCDDTLDLAAFYARQGNLQAAIATLGSPRAVCAGSLPALVATVRFQTALGDEAQALAAIRKIEAVEPDTVLAERFRLSMSLGHRQRATEEATKLLERQSVAADDMTRASSLVGEGDLSGARQLLGKAFAKGPSEAVTQLGLTALLMQMGRTSEAADSFAAVTATASPQAVPSASQNGAGRPDANRSGGVWGRVTVWHRARSIPMVLNALALVAADDPQQAGKALQYAMIANALEGDNPFILDTLGYALLKNDRREDAIFILQSAALLAPQNQEIAEHLSKADVFK
- a CDS encoding response regulator transcription factor; amino-acid sequence: MKPIRVILVDDHELVREGVRFFLSGLPSIAVVGIAATPAEAFQIISRTSPDTAMVDLGLPTIETGIGLIEDIKSRYPRIKVLAFTCHEDAHAIRGALAAGADGYLLKSASIPELSSAIEHVVRGKKYLSPDVSADVVCGFLGQNNQLDTMAKNLSRREKEVLSLLLEGKGNKEIGKILYISHRTVEKHKANVKTKLNCDTTVELAVYCMKNGILQ
- a CDS encoding exosortase/archaeosortase family protein, producing the protein MALRAEWLPLAMGVVVIALTYRQIVPPMVRDWYFDDNASHGFFIPLISGYLVWTRRDALARAPVGSNPVGLFLVVAAAAMLVAGWLASEFFTMRASLVVALCGCVLYWLGTKVFSLLAPALLFLFFMIPLPAIAYDAVAFPLKLFVSWLSVGVLKAMGIMVLREGNVIMLPNITLEVVDACSGMRSLTSLLALATAYALIFLRSPWQRLVLVASAIPIAIAANTLRVIGTGFLARRMGSAAAQGFFHEFTGLATFVLALAALAALHQVLRRFK
- a CDS encoding EpsI family protein, which encodes MKISWFRFLAVYALLLAAAGYVALHHETAQPLPQPLTAFPNQLGEWRAVGHKQFSEALLTKLRPTDYLYRRYSGPGGKTVDVYIGYHDGAQGAGPIHSPKNCLPGNGWLEISSSPLELDIGRERIHLTQAVYRQDEQQELFLYWFMVRGRTLSTEVGLKLAEIANAVRYGQRGACFVRLSLPVADNPAASAGIAQSFLERAYPAICAFTSS
- the prsK gene encoding PEP-CTERM system histidine kinase PrsK; this encodes MQTILVASSSILGLLLCVMLLFKRRFTWADGLLFLALICLIGTELLQFRAADASLLSLQRWSLATQGMAIWCLAGFSLAYARINRPFFMSWLQTLFILSCVLLPLVPLLAPTKALFSITGPQPTPWIIPLTRLGFYHHLGLLIVLLWCLFNLEGTLANATHAKRWRIKFFVLGLMAILAAQFLATSQDLLYNALDLSQSPTREIGILLGAALMCYSLATRGGEQKIIFSHHLAYKSLVIFAAGIYLISIGLIAKATQYFDFINRSTIVAGMSLLGGLTLAVIFLSETVQRNIKLAIYNYFYNNKYDYRLQWLDFTHRLADAHQSKDLYQAVLLGFCENLGMGQASLYLRNAKTQMFDPIHQWEMTKADTALAPSHPLCQPPTPPRFVTDLRTTPPTPPAPPASFSIPLLRGQEMEGFILIAHPFNPEEQYDEEDFELMEALGNQSANAILNMRLAEELAAAREMEALGKVSAFVLHDLKNLVHALSILMENAKTYIENPEFQRDMFETLDNTVVKMTRLIRKLRDLPQDEALMRESVDLLAFTQESLSIAPKGALQVFGGSVPATVDRAEMSKVLVNLFHNAQEACQGKNPVRVEVGHQDQPYIKISDSGCGMDAEFVNNQLFVPFSSTKENGMGIGLYQSKQIIEAHGGRLLVESQPGQGSTFTVLLPESQSS
- the prsR gene encoding PEP-CTERM-box response regulator transcription factor encodes the protein MANLLIVDDNNEIRQQLKWGLSSIPHDLHFAKDGKEALEIFRAVKPGVVALDLGLPPHTGDASQGLLCLEKMIAERPSAKIIVITGFDGQANARRAIELGAYDFFRKPVDIGELRVMIQRAFRRLEIEGAAPRPRRARPSGRKPVHGIVGNCEAMGEVYAFIDKVAAADAPVLISGESGTGKELVAKAIHQASSRRDHPLVSINCGAIPENLLESEFFGHERGAFTGATSTVKGKVEYADNGTLFLDEIGELPLNLQVKLLRFLQDMCIQRVGGRKTIEINVRVLAATNVNILEAMRLGQFREDLYYRISVVSIQLPPLRERGEDAVLLANHFLDIHSRQLPKTIVGFTTQALDAIRKYSWPGNVRELENKIRRAVILTETPHIAPACLGFGDDIAAAGPSGANKTLRDARTQLEHQMLCQALRRFEGNIVKASEALGVSRPTFYDLLRKHEIDPKAFSNR
- a CDS encoding PEP-CTERM sorting domain-containing protein — encoded protein: MLRNIIFGLILAVALFCPMTITSSAQAADLAPSMSGGGWGGGGWGGGGWGGGGGGCPPDPTPEPASMLLLGSGLVGLVAYRKRMRG
- a CDS encoding DUF554 domain-containing protein, which gives rise to MLPLGPLVNGAAIIVGSLLGLTLHGRFPDRVRIIMFQALGLSILLIGLKMALAVTTPLVVVISMLAGAVVGELMDIERAMARVGDGLKARLHSNNALFTDGLVTASVIFCTGTMAILGSFDEALRADHTLLFTKAALDGSVALILATTHGFGVLLSFIPVALYEGALVYLGAAGHDYFTPDRLTQLTAVGGLLIVAIGINMLGLLKIKVANLLPAMVVAVLLAPFFK